One genomic window of Arachis hypogaea cultivar Tifrunner chromosome 8, arahy.Tifrunner.gnm2.J5K5, whole genome shotgun sequence includes the following:
- the LOC112706073 gene encoding general transcription and DNA repair factor IIH subunit TFB4: MPSAPSKLYSDDVSLLVVTLDTNPFFWSTFSFPFSEFLSHVLAFLNSILLLSQLNQVVVIATGCNSCTYLYDSSSDKNHGSTTGSMPSLYSDLLHNLEVFLAGDQQLAKPRVNAAGGGAPPPSLLSGSLSMALCYIQRAFRSGPIHPQPRILCLQGSADGPEQYVAIMNSIFSAQHSTVPIDSCYIGSNNSAFLQQASYITGGIYYRPPHLDGLFQYFSTVFATDLHSRAFLRLPKSVGVDFRASCFCHKQTIDMGYVCSVCLSIFCEHHDKCSTCGSVFGQAQSNVPSSTDRKRKA; encoded by the exons ATGCCTTCTGCTCCTTCAAAGCTCTATTCAG ATGACGTCAGCCTCCTCGTGGTGACGCTCGACACCAACCCTTTCTTCTGGTCCACTTTCTCCTTCCCTTTCTCCGAATTCCTCTCTCAT gTGCTTGCGTTTCTCAACTCGATCCTGCTTCTTAGTCAGCTCAATCAGGTTGTGGTTATCGCCACTGGCTGCAATTCCTGCACCTACCTCTACGATTCTTCTTCCGATAAGAACCATGGCTCCACCACCGGTTCCATGCCCTCCCTCTACTCCGATTTGCTGCACAATCTCGAGGTTTTCCTAGCTGGGGACCAGCAATTGGCAAAGCCCAGGGTTAATGCTGCAGGTGGAGGAGCTCCTCCTCCTTCGCTCCTTTCGGGATCCTTGTCCATGGCGCTTTGTT ATATACAGAGAGCTTTTCGTTCGGGGCCCATTCATCCTCAGCCTCGG ATTTTGTGTTTGCAAGGATCTGCTGATGGACCAGAACA GTATGTGGCAATCATGAATTCAATATTCTCTGCGCAGCACTCAACA GTCCCTATAGATTCTTGTTATATTGGTTCTAACAATTCTGCATTCCTCCAACAG GCTTCGTACATAACTGGTGGCATATATTACAGGCCTCCCCATTTGGATGGGCTTTTCCAATATTTTTCA ACGGTGTTTGCAACTGATTTGCATTCTCGTGCCTTTTTGCGGCTTCCTAAATCTGTGGGTGTGGATTTTCGTGCATC GTGCTTCTGTCATAAGCAAACAATTGACATGGGCTATGTATGCTCTGTATGCTTATCCATATTCTGTGAGCATCATGATAAATGTTCAACTTGTGG GTCTGTATTTGGCCAAGCTCAATCAAATGTTCCCTCATCTACTGACCGGAAAAGAAAAGCTTGA
- the LOC112706074 gene encoding uncharacterized protein translates to MGHHREAVEVAKTVLEVADVTFAAVEYGHHYLHHKHHNVAAQEPPAANCPSDEEELQSLRSENRRLRNLLEQNLKLLQNLSESPSFLNNCPSDLHDQLVSTVESDEYLAKLKLLQQEGFNGAMQFPFKEATEFDHDCADILINVDSQQPSWWVWVTDDLEPSNSEERSGIDDESYIVISEEHVVDGVANFMARCILSNPKALKLSPEQLQKVLSKALAGTSKLETVFNIWEAGKLFYALSTWGLALAGLYKSRAVLRVAAKGIHSGSKLALKAL, encoded by the exons ATGGGACACCACCGTGAAGCCGTAGAGGTGGCCAAGACGGTGCTTGAGGTTGCTGATGTCACTTTTGCCGCCGTCGAATACGGCCATCATTACCTCCACCACAAGCACCACAACGTCGCCGCCCAGGAACCTCCGGCCGCTAACTGTCCCTCGGATGAAGAAGAATTACAGTCTCTTCGATCGGAGAATCGCCGCCTCAGGAACCTGCTCGAGCAGAATTTGAAGCTTCTTCAGAACCTATCTGAATCGCCCTCTTTTCTGAACAATTGTCCCTCTGAT CTTCATGATCAGTTAGTTTCCACCGTGGAGTCTGATGAGTACTTGGCTAAGCTCAAGTTGTTGCAGCAGGAAGGGTTTAATGGTGCCATGCAATTTCCTTTTAAGGAAGCCACTG AATTTGATCATGATTGTGCTGATATTTTGATCAATGTTGATTCCCAACAACCGAGTTGGTGGGTTTGGGTTACTGATGATCTTGAGCCAAGTAATTCGGAGGAAAGGAGTGGGATTGATGATGAAAGTTACATAGTCATCAGTGAGGAACATGTGGTTGATGGAGTTGCAAACTTCATGGCAAGATGCATTCTGTCAAATCCTAAGGCTCTG AAGTTATCTCCAGAGCAACTGCAGAAAG TTCTATCAAAAGCTTTGGCTGGTACAAGCAAACTGGAAACGGTTTTTAATATCTGGGAAGCTGGGAAGTTGTTTTATGCTTTGTCTACCTGGGGACTTGCTTTGGCggg GCTGTACAAAAGTCGTGCTGTGTTAAGAGTTGCCGCAAAGGGTATTCACAGTGGCAGTAAACTCGCTCTAAAGGCACTCTAA